In one Zalophus californianus isolate mZalCal1 chromosome 10, mZalCal1.pri.v2, whole genome shotgun sequence genomic region, the following are encoded:
- the LOC113932888 gene encoding 40S ribosomal protein S27, which yields MPLAKDLLHPSPEEEKRKHKKKRLVQSPNSYFMDVKCPGCYKITTVFSHAQTVVLCVGCSTVLCQPTGGKARLTEGCSFRRKQH from the coding sequence ATGCCCCTCGCGAAGGATCTCCTGCACCCGTCCccggaggaggagaagaggaagcacAAGAAGAAGCGCCTGGTGCAGAGCCCCAACTCCTACTTCATGGACGTGAAGTGCCCCGGATGCTACAAGATCACCACCGTCTTCAGCCACGCGCAAACGGTAGTTCTGTGCGTCGGCTGCTCCACCGTGCTCTGCCAGCCCACAGGAGGGAAGGCCAGGCTTACAGAAGGATGCTCCTTCAGGCGGAAGCAGCACTAA